From the genome of Cydia fagiglandana chromosome 27, ilCydFagi1.1, whole genome shotgun sequence:
GTCGTCATTGGCAGCGGGTATACCTGCTCCTCTGGAAGCTGTTCTAGCTCTCACGGACCATGTACCAGACCCGACTCTAGCTGGTATCACGCATCAGTAAGTCAACGCATATGTGTCGTCATTGGCAGCGGGTATACCTGCTCCTCTGGAAGCTGTTCTAGCTCTCACGGACCATGTACCAGACCCGACTCTAGCTGGTATCACGCATCAGTAAGTCAACGCATATGTGTCGTCATTGGCAGCGGGTATACCTGCTCCTCTGGAAGCTGTTCTAGCTCTCACGGACCATGTACCAGACCCGACTCTAGCTGGTATCACGCATCAGTAAGTCAACGCATATGTGTCGTCATTGGCAGCGGGTATACCTGCTCCTCTGGAAGCTGTTCTAGCTCATACGGACCATGTACCAGACCCGACTCTAGCTGGTATCACGCATCAGTAAGTCAACGCATATGTGTCGTCATTGGCAGCGGGTATACCTGCTCCTCTGGAAGCTGTTCTAACTCTTACGGACCACGTACCAGACCCGACTCTAGCTGGTATCATACATCAGTAAGTTAACGCATATGTGTCGTCATTGGCAGCGGGTATAGCTGCCCTTCTAGAAGCTGTTCTAGCTCTTACGGACCACGTACCAGACCCGACTAGCTGGTATCACACatcagtaggtacttaagttaaCGCATATGTGTCGTCATTGGCAGCGGGTATAACCGCCGCCTGCCCCttgtcgcaacagtaatgcagctgcattcagaggggctaccgccaaaaccgaaattcgcaaattgcggggatctttctcttttactccaatgaaagcgtaattagagtgacagagaaaaatgcccgcaatttgcgaacttcgattttcgtggttatagccctgtatCCAAATGTGACCTCTAAGTATTAACTGTGTTTGTTTGTGTGTCCGCAGGTACATAGCGCCTAAACCTAACACGTACACATTCACGAAGGCCCTGGCGGAGACTGTGGTTGAGCGACATGGCAACACTGGCTACCCGATATCCATCTTCCGCCCTACAATAGGTATTATTCCTATTTTATCAGAATATtagtgacccgccccggctgcgcacgggttacacaaaaacttaacaaattatattaggtaccaAAACCTtccttaaccttttgaacgccacagatgGCAGatggcaattgacgtcaacgcaaaatcgtgacaacgacgccaaacacggcatttgacgtcgatcgttttttaatgaaaatatactgaaaaacaccccactttttaggttggcattattcattgacaaaactaaaatttatccccgtggcgtcagtggctcggcaaatggatgcgccgtttggcgttgaaaaggttaagaaTCACTCTAGTGATAGGTTAAAATAAATCCGCGTGAAAAGATGTACATATATACCAGTGGCGGCACATATAGATTGTTCGTAGCTAGCCGCAGCTAAGTTGCCAGCtccttttcttcataagtttaaagaaaatggcccaagagcctgaatgtcagacaagccgatgggaatcgagttctatggacgctccgccagttccgccactgataggtacctacgtgtAAATGGCAATACCCTTCTAGTCTAGGATACAATGTTGTAATATAACTattgtaagtaagtacctagagtAAGACCTGTACACCAACATGAGAGCAATAAGGATATTCAATTATATTCAGTTCATCATGTATCAAACAATACAAACAGTAAAAACATGGAGGTGATATTATTGGCCGGtactgtaggtatattatatgttTAGAAGTTTTGGTTGGCTgataatggggttggccggtggaagtttttagcagatggcgccatcatagcttgccccgtcaatccctagaattatgtaaaattttagtttttttaaatgccagtcctttaagccaaatctcatagaaaagggggcaagctatgatggtgccatctatgcaaacctctgacagttgccaaccccattcccGAATACTatgcttacttacttactacttactgccgtcgcgcagcgacccgaagtggatcttggcctctgacactaaggaacgccatgcttctctgtctagcgccgtttctgtccaatcgacggcaccgagctcgttcagatctttcacgaccggtcgtcgaccatccggacggcccgagtactctctccaaaccgctcgatcttcacccatacggaccacgtgcccgagccatcggagtcttgaggctttcgtttctcctACTATattcatcaacatcatcatcatttcagcctatttacgtcccactgttgagcacaggcctcctctcatgcgcgagagggcttgggctatagtccccacgctagctcaatgcggattggggacttcacatacacctatgaattacTTCgaagatgtatgcaggtttcctcacgatgttttccttcaccgaaaagctagtagtaaatatcaaatgatatttcgtacgtaagttccgaaaaactcattggtacgagccaggatttgaacccgcgacctctggattgaaagtcagacgtcatatccactcctACTACATTGGGCTACTATATTGGGCTCGGCCAATACTATAtgctacataattatttatattttccaGTAATATCAGCTCAGAAGCACCCGTTCCCGGGCTGGATCGAGAACTTCAACGGCCCCTCGGGCGTGGTGGTGGCCACCGGGAAGGGCCTCCTGCACGTCTTCCCCACCAAGTGCGGTGTCCACACGGACTTCCTGCCTGTGGACATCGCTGTGGACACCCTCATTGCCGTGGCCTGGGAGACTGCCGTGGACCAGtaagttatttttgtaattcttgaGACCTCTGCCCCagtccccagttgggctctgctctgGATTACATCTGCTGTGCTGTGCTCtaaccacacaaagcgagatgacattcacagcgcccatacctctctttgggACGTAGTTTAAGTTAAGGGTATACTAATGTCCCGGTAGACCATAGCCGGGTCCACCACCATTCTAactgttttattatttattttacagctGTAAAGAAGTCCGAGTATACAACTGCAGCACCGGCGCCAACCCCACCACGTTTGAAGACTTCGAGAGCATGCTGCGACGGGAAACCACCAGGcacccgctagatggcgcgCTCTGGTACCCATCGGGGACGGCCGTGCAGACCAAGTAACTACCTCTTCTATATTGATAAAAGTACCCTCTGAGGGTCGTGGTACAATGAAGATACCAGCAGGcacccgctagatggcgcgCTCTGGTACCCATCGGGGACGGCTGTGCAGACCAAGTAACTACTTCTTCTATATCGATACCCTCTCAGAGTCGTGGTACAATGAAGATACCAGCAGGcacccgctagatggcgcgCTTTCGTACCCATCGGGGACGGCCGTGCAGACCAAGTAACTATTTCTTCTATATCGATACTCTTTTCAGGGTCATGAGTGTCATGACAGTTACCTataaagggcctctacgtgttggatctatatccccacgcaagcctatcaaaagaccgggatttataggcccgagaaaaaagagaaaatatatatatatacactcgtaaactataattatataaacttATCAAAttaatgcaatattttcattacAGATGGGCGCGGACACTGCTAGAGTTCCTTCTGCAAACTGTACCACTCCATCTGGCGGAGTACACGGCGAGAATGATTGGAGTAAAAACATCGTACGTATACAGAGTTGAACCTAAACACAACTATTAGAACCCACCTAGAATCTAATGCCCcacctagggttaccagatacaaatttagaatttcctgacaaagtTCCTGAtatccgaatatttttcctgacattcatatttttgacgacgacgACGAGGTGAGGGGGGCGGGGGGGTGTAGCCGTCAACGCGGTACGATTCGATTCGATTTCTAAtacatctatgtatgtatgcttgagtaaagatttgttaattaataattacgaagttattgataagttgagtggatctcatttattatttttttacaatgttttggattaatttaagtcaataaaaaggtactttataaaaaatatttagcaaTTCAAAAATTTCCTGACATTTTTGTGTTCCGTCCCctttcctgacaaaaggccaaaattcctgacatgtcaggaaaattcctgtcatctgatAACCCTAGCCCCACCACACTTATCAGACGTATCAGTAACAGTCATTGAAAAACCAGTTTGTCGTTTACACTCTTGCCTCGTGGCTCGTCTCGTGTCTCTTAAGCTCGACGAGTTAATTGATTTTAAACACTAACGGCACGGTATTAAGGTTTGTAACCGAATGACAAGCCCAATGCGAGTGTAAACGCAAGCGCGCGTACCTTCGCGTCGCGAGGACTCGTGCCCAAAAAACCGTTACTTTCGGCTCGTTCCCCCCCCCTAAATCACTTAGACCTTAGGTACTTACAACTTGACATGAGTGGTATTCTCTTTCCGGGGCTGATCAAAACGTAAATAATGTATAAAACTTATgacttttatttcatcaaatgtTATGTTTTTTCAGTGTAAACCTAATAACAGCGAACAAGCGCCTAACCGCCATGACGGACGCGCTAGAGTTCTTCGCTACGCGCGAGTTCAAGTTCGAATGTGAGCGCGTGCGCGCGCTGCACAAGCGTCTGTCGCCGGAGGACAAGAAGATCTACAATTTGGATGTTATGAGCATTAAGTGAGTACacactaaatataaataagatttttaccaaaaaaaatatttttgatacaagtttttatatttttatatgatagtaggtacagtcagaggtgttcaaaattacctggtcgcgctcttattctcttaacaataaagtcgcgtaaagataattttgaacacctcgcccgcttagcaatttctgttgctgactgtacttaacaagcaactaatactcatcgagtcAATTCTGacaaacccaaacacaatattttaaattgcgttgttttatgggtggttttaattattatacttaCTCGTTTTCAATAATGTTCTTACGAAGACATGgggtctaaagttttattttactttggtTAGGTGCAAAGTTAGGTTAGACGGTCACTATTTATATAAACATTAACTAAGTAAATGAATTAATGATAATTCCTTCACTGCAGCTGGGACGACCATTACGCGGACTTCGTGAAGGGCACGCGCAAGTATCTGCTTAACGAGAAAGAACAGGACTTGGAAAAGGCGAGGAGACACATGCACAAGTAAGATAAGATTAGATATTTAAGATAAGATACCCTtgtatagtcgccatcagatatatcggagcggccaaggtgctcacaaatatctgaacacgcctctattgtcagggcgctagagtgtgtgttcagatattgtgaacaccttggccgctccgatgtatctgatggcgactgtaccttgtTGTAcgttttgctgcatttgtcaccctcttttcactctctcctctaaTCCACtgaaaggttaactggaagagatccctcaaagggataagttcgcctttgtacttcttactgattgtatgttatttttaatatgtctttttgtacaataaagagtttactactactataagataatatatgtaagatacagcctggcaaaaaagagtagaaattaaaaagtggcaacactgtaggtAGTGtcatccctttcaaatcaaCAAATAAGAGAACGGGACGGCAATACagggttgccactttttaatttttactcttTCTTGCCAGGCTGTAAGATAAGGTCAAGTGATATTTCTTGAATGGCACAGTTCATCCATTTCATTGCATTAAGGgtttatttagggttccgtacccaaaaggtaaaaacgggaccctattactaagacttcgctgtccgcccgtccgtccgtccatccgtttgtcaccaggctatctcacgaaccgtgatagctagacagttgaaattttcacagatgatgtatttctgttgccgctataacaacaaatactaaaaacagaataaaataaagatttaaatggggctcccatacaacaaacgtgatttttgaccgaagttaagcaacgtcgggcggggtcagtacttggatgggtaaccgtttcttttttcctttgcattatggtacggaacccttcgtgcgcgagtccgactcgcacttgcccggtttttttatattgtatttGCAATTAAATATGTTTCTCTTTTCAGAATGTGGTTTCTTCACAAAATCTTAAAACTCGTCACATTCCTCCTCTTCCTGCGCATCTTGATGCAGAACCGCTTCTCTCGCTCCTTCGTGTACGGAACTCTCAGACTGTTGCTGTCTCTGTTCGGCGCGGTGTACCACCGGCTGGTGCACGCGTGAGAGCGGGATAGATATGTAGGTTAAGTTGTATAACTGAATAATTTATTGGTGCCAAGTTGTTTACTCTATCAGTTCAAGGTCATTGTTTGCCCCTCTTTGTAACAATTATGTTGTGTCAGCTTTTTGAAACACGAGCCAGACTGTGAAGaatgaaaatctaaatttcgtgtTTCGTTATCGGTGTAGTCtggcaa
Proteins encoded in this window:
- the LOC134678035 gene encoding putative fatty acyl-CoA reductase CG5065 codes for the protein MVAPRDRRGALIPQFFAGRSVLITGATGFVGKVLVERLLSTCPDISTLYLLLRVKKGATPTERLKALKESQVFDVVRQRHPLQLEKLRVLEGDVAAPGLGLAADAALKLQDVSVVFHSAATLKFDEELRKAVDQNVRSVMRLLELCDKLPNMQAFIHVSTAYSNAELSSVEERVYPPPAPLEAVLALTDHVPDPTLAGITHQYIAPKPNTYTFTKALAETVVERHGNTGYPISIFRPTIVISAQKHPFPGWIENFNGPSGVVVATGKGLLHVFPTKCGVHTDFLPVDIAVDTLIAVAWETAVDHCKEVRVYNCSTGANPTTFEDFESMLRRETTRHPLDGALWYPSGTAVQTKWARTLLEFLLQTVPLHLAEYTARMIGVKTSVNLITANKRLTAMTDALEFFATREFKFECERVRALHKRLSPEDKKIYNLDVMSINWDDHYADFVKGTRKYLLNEKEQDLEKARRHMHKMWFLHKILKLVTFLLFLRILMQNRFSRSFVYGTLRLLLSLFGAVYHRLVHA